One window from the genome of Candidatus Didemnitutus sp. encodes:
- a CDS encoding UDP-N-acetylmuramoyl-L-alanyl-D-glutamate--2,6-diaminopimelate ligase: MIGYLTPNYPLIAAFRSLPATRRRPVDRVSQQIFKMAPQLSDFLNDDEIVASKGDLDRPISGLALDSRRVMHGNLFFAIKGRRADGNLFIDEAVNRGAVAIIAEKIPAITSQRVTYVQVADVRRALARVSQRFFKFPDRSLDLVGVTGTNGKTTVAALAKHLLSTDHQRVGLIGTVNYDLGARVVPSYRSTPEALDLFGMLAQMRDAGCRQAVMEVSSHGLDQQRVLGMQFGVAVFTNLTQDHLDYHGSMDAYFAVKARLFRGETAPAPRAVAINLDDAHGRRLAGEVPAGMKLVTFGEASDATIRAENVRLSFQSATFTLVWPEGRAEIESPLIGRYNVSNLLAAFAACYALGRDPQIVAKRLKSFAGVSGRMERIDAGQPFNVLVDYAHTDDALRNALSMLKAITPGRLFVVFGCGGNRDRAKRALMTAAVQEFADAAFATADNPRNEPLLQIFSDMKPGVTAAAKITFVEDRRRAISLALDAAREGDCLLIAGKGHETFQELADTVVPFDDRQVARELIGIKQLKPV, translated from the coding sequence ATGATCGGCTATCTCACGCCCAACTATCCGCTCATCGCGGCCTTCCGCTCGCTGCCGGCCACCCGCCGCCGCCCGGTCGACCGCGTGTCCCAACAAATCTTCAAGATGGCCCCGCAGCTCTCCGACTTCCTCAACGACGATGAAATCGTCGCGAGCAAGGGCGATCTCGACCGCCCCATCTCCGGCCTCGCGCTCGACAGCCGCCGCGTGATGCACGGCAACCTCTTCTTCGCCATCAAGGGCCGCCGCGCCGACGGCAATCTCTTCATCGACGAAGCCGTCAATCGCGGCGCCGTCGCCATCATCGCGGAAAAAATTCCCGCCATCACCTCGCAGCGTGTCACCTACGTGCAGGTCGCCGACGTCCGCCGCGCCCTCGCGCGCGTTTCGCAGCGCTTCTTCAAGTTCCCGGATCGCTCGCTCGATCTCGTCGGCGTCACCGGCACCAACGGCAAGACCACTGTCGCCGCGCTCGCGAAGCACCTGCTCTCCACCGACCACCAGCGCGTCGGCCTCATCGGCACGGTCAACTACGACCTCGGCGCGCGCGTCGTGCCGTCGTATCGCAGCACGCCGGAGGCGCTCGACCTCTTCGGCATGCTCGCGCAAATGCGCGACGCCGGCTGCCGCCAGGCCGTGATGGAGGTCAGCTCGCACGGCCTCGATCAGCAGCGCGTGCTCGGCATGCAGTTCGGCGTCGCGGTGTTCACCAACCTCACGCAGGACCACCTCGATTACCACGGCTCGATGGACGCCTACTTCGCGGTGAAGGCGCGCCTCTTCCGCGGCGAGACCGCGCCCGCGCCGCGCGCCGTCGCGATCAATCTCGACGACGCCCACGGTCGCCGCCTCGCGGGTGAAGTTCCCGCCGGCATGAAGCTCGTCACCTTCGGCGAAGCATCCGACGCCACCATCCGCGCCGAGAACGTCCGTCTCTCGTTCCAAAGCGCCACCTTCACACTCGTCTGGCCCGAGGGCCGCGCCGAGATCGAGAGCCCGCTGATCGGCCGCTACAACGTCTCCAATCTCCTCGCCGCCTTCGCCGCCTGCTACGCGCTCGGCCGCGATCCGCAGATCGTCGCGAAGCGCCTCAAGTCCTTCGCCGGCGTTTCCGGCCGCATGGAACGCATCGATGCCGGCCAGCCGTTCAATGTGCTCGTCGACTACGCGCACACCGACGACGCCCTCCGCAACGCGCTGAGCATGCTCAAGGCGATCACGCCGGGCCGGCTCTTCGTCGTCTTCGGCTGCGGCGGCAACCGCGACCGCGCCAAGCGCGCGCTCATGACCGCCGCCGTGCAGGAGTTCGCCGACGCCGCGTTCGCCACGGCGGACAACCCGCGCAACGAGCCGCTGCTCCAGATTTTCTCCGACATGAAACCCGGCGTCACCGCGGCCGCGAAGATCACCTTCGTCGAGGACCGCCGTCGCGCCATCAGCCTCGCGCTCGACGCCGCACGCGAGGGCGATTGCCTGCTCATCGCCGGCAAGGGCCACGAAACTTTCCAGGAACTCGCGGATACTGTCGTGCCGTTCGACGACCGACAGGTCGCCCGCGAACTGATCGGCATCAAGCAGCTGAAGCCGGTCTGA